The Acidimicrobiia bacterium region ACGATCGGGACGTTCGGGTCGCCGGGCCGCAAGAAGTACGCGTGCAACGAGTGCACGCGCCCGCGCGCGACGGTGCGCCCCGCCGCGACGAGCGCCTGCCCCGCGACCTGTCCGCCGAACACGCGTTGGCGCTCTTCGTCGGGGCTCACGCCGCGGAAGAGATTGAGCTCGAGCGGTTCGAGCTCGAGGATCTGGACGAGGTCCTTCAGCGCGGCCGACTGGTTCATGCGAAGAGCACCTTCATGCGAAGAACACCTCGGCGGCGTCGAAGAAGGCGTCGTCGACGGTCTTGGATCGTGCGACGCCCTCGGAGATCGGCACGCGGACGACGTCGGTGCCGCGCAACGCGACCATCGTGCCGAAGTCGCCGTCGTGCACCGCGTCGATGGCGGCGAGCCCGAAGCGCGTGCCGAGGATGCGGTCGAAGGCGGTGGGTGTGCCGCCCCGCAGCACGTGGCCGAGCACGGTGACGCGCGCCTCGTAGCCGGTGCGCGTCGCGATCTCGTCCTGCAGCTGCGTGCCGATGCCACCGAGTCGCACGTGACCGAACTCGTCTTCCTCGCCCGACTGCAGCTTCATCGTCCCCTCGATCGGAACCGCGCCCTCGGCGACGACGACGATCGAGAACGCCTCGCCACCCTCGTGACGGCGCCGCAGTCGCGCGCACACCGCCTCGACGTCGAACGGCTCCTCCGGGATGAGGATGATGTCGGCGCCACCGGCGATGCCGCAGTACGTCGCGATCCAGCCCGCGTGCCGGCCCATCACCTCCACCACCATGACCCGGTCGTGACTCTCCGCCGTCGTCTGCAGACGGTCGATCGCGTCCGTCGCGACCTGCACCGCGGTCCAGAACCCGAACGTGTAGTCGGTCGACGACAGGTCGTTGTCGATCGTCTTCGGTACGCCGACCACCTTCACACCCGAGTCACCGAGCTTGGCGCCGACGCCGAGCGTGTCGTCGCCACCGATCGCGACGAGCGCGTCGACCCGGTCGCGCTCCAGGGTCGCCGTCACCCGCGCCGGACCGTCGTCGGACTTGTACGGGTTCGTACGCGACGTGCCGAGGATGGTGCCGCCGCGCGGGAGGAGGCCGCGCG contains the following coding sequences:
- a CDS encoding 6-phosphofructokinase; the encoded protein is MRIGVLTGGGDCPGLNAVIRAVVRKGEGVYGHSFVGYRHGWRGVLDGESVPLTIASTRGLLPRGGTILGTSRTNPYKSDDGPARVTATLERDRVDALVAIGGDDTLGVGAKLGDSGVKVVGVPKTIDNDLSSTDYTFGFWTAVQVATDAIDRLQTTAESHDRVMVVEVMGRHAGWIATYCGIAGGADIILIPEEPFDVEAVCARLRRRHEGGEAFSIVVVAEGAVPIEGTMKLQSGEEDEFGHVRLGGIGTQLQDEIATRTGYEARVTVLGHVLRGGTPTAFDRILGTRFGLAAIDAVHDGDFGTMVALRGTDVVRVPISEGVARSKTVDDAFFDAAEVFFA